CCCACGCGCGCGAAGGTGAAGGCGCTCAACGAGGCCATCCTCAAGCTGGGGCAGGAGTTCGGGAAGAACATCGCGGAGGACGTGCGCACCGCGACGTTCACGGCCAAGGAGCTGGACGGCCTGCCCGAGGACTACCGGGCGTCCCATCCCGTGGGGAAGGACGGCAAGGTGGCCATCACCACCAACTACCCGGACTACTTCCCGTTCATGACGTACGCGAAGAACGCCAAGGCGCGCGAGCGGATGTGGCGCACCTACCGTCAGCGCGCGTTCCCGAAGAACCAGGAGGTGCTCACGCAGCTCATCGCGAAGCGGCACGAGCTGGCCACGCTGCTGGGCTACGCGAACTGGGCCGCGTACACCACCGAGACGCGCATGACGCGCACGCAGCAGGCCGCGGCGGACTTCATCGACCAGCTCTCCGGCGCCACCGAGGCCCGCGCGAAGCAGGAGATGGCGGACCTGCTGGCGCGCAAGAAGAAGGACGTGCGCGGCGCCACGGCGGTGGAGCCGTGGGACCAGGACTACTACGAGGACCGGCTGCGCTCGGAGCGCTTCGGGTTCGACTCGCAGGCGGTGCGCCCGTATTTCGAGTACGCGCAGGTGAAGGAAGGCGTCCTGGGCATCACCTCGCGGCTGTGGGGCATCACCTTCCAGCCGGTGAAGGATGCCAAGGTCTGGCACACGGACGTGGAGACGTATGACGTGGTGGACGGCGGCAAGCTGCTCGGCCGCATCTACCTGGACATGCATCCGCGCGACGACAAGTACAAGCACGCCGCGCAGTTCGACCTGGTGTCGGGCCAGAGCGGCAAGCGCTACCCGGAAGGCGTGCTCGTGTGCAACTTCGCGCGCCCCGGCGAGCTGATGACGCACGACGAGGTGGAGACGTTCTTCCACGAGTTCGGCCACCTGCTGCACGCCATCTTCTCCGGTCACCAGCAGTGGAGCGGCATCACGGGCATCCGCACCGAGTGGGACTTCGTGGAGACGCCGTCCATGCTGCTCCAGCAGTGGGCGCAGCAGCCGGAGGTGCTCAAGGAGTTCGCCAAGCACTACCAGACGCACGAGCCCATCCCGGCGGACCTGGTGGAGAAGCTGCGCGCGTCGAAGGAGTTCGGCCAGGGCCTCTGGGCGCGTCGCCAGCTCTTCCTGTCCGCGCTGAGCCTCGCCTACTACTCGCGCGACCCGGGCTTCGACTTGTCGCAAGTGCAGAGTGAGCTGCAGAAGAAGCTCAGCCCCTTCCGCCACGAGTACCGCGACGGCACGCACTTCGAGCTCGCCTTCGGCCACCTGGATGGATACTCGGCCGCGTACTACACGTACCTCTGGTCCTCGGTCATCGCGAAGGACCTGGAGACGGAGTTCGTGAAGCACGGCTACCTGGACCGGGACACGGCGATGAAGTACCGCCGCACGGTGCTGGAGCCCGGTGGCGCCAAGCCCGCCGCCGAGTTGGCGAAGGACTTCCTCGGACGGCCCTACGGCTTCGACGCCTACCGGGCCTTCCTCGACGGAAGCGCCGCGAAGAACACCCGCACGGCGAAGGACACGCCGTAGCAGAAGCCCGCCTCGGGCCGGGGGGCATGACGCACGCCCTCCGGTCCCGGGCTACTCCTCGGAGAAGAAGTCGGAGTCGACGGCTCAGGACTCGGCGGGGTCGAGCGGCTCGGTTGAATCTTCATCGCCTGGGTCGCGCAGTCGGGCGGCCTCTGCTTCGAGTTCCGCGCCCACGGGATACAGCGTGAGGTGTCTCGCGGGCTCGCTGCCGTGGCTCACGGTCTCCAGCGGATAGCGCGCCACCAGTCGGTGCTGGAGCTTGCGCACCCGCGATGACCGCGGCGCGAGCGCCACCACCTCGCCTTCCCGGAGCACCCGTTGGATGGCGTGCTCCGCCTCCGCCACGGCCTCGCGCACCTCTTCTGCGTCCACGCCTTCCAGAATCATGAAGGCGTCGCGCAACGCCCGGCGCAGCTCGGCGGTGCTGTCGCGGCGCACCTCCGCCACTCGCGCACCCGTCAATGCCACGACCCGGCGCATGCGCGGGTCATTCGCCTTCGCGCGCAAGGACACCACCAGGTCCGCGGACTCCAGCCGGCTCACCACCTTCACGTCCACCGGCAGCTCTCGCAGCACGCGCTGGAGGACATCGCGGCTCACGCCGTGGGCGTAGATGCGGGTGGGTTCGCCCTGCGCGTTCACCACGCCCGTCGCTCGAACGGCCTCCGCGCGATTGAAGCGCGTCGGCGGGACCTCCGCTTCCGTGCGGCCCTGCGACTCCCTCACGAACGGAGGCCGGCGCGTGGCTCCAGGCCACGTGCTCACCGTCGCCGGAACATCCACAGGCACAGCGTGTCTCGGTGACTCGGCAGGCAGCACGGGCTTGGTGCCTTCATGGGTCGCGGCACGACGCATCGACTCAACGGGCGCGGGAGCGCTCACGCTCGCGTCGTGCGCAGTGCTCCGCACGGGCGTGGTCTCTACCGGCTCCGCTCCGTGACGCCGCGTCTCGCCTCCCACGGGTCTTCCTGACAGGAGTCGATCCACCGCGTCCGCCGTGTCGCGATGCACGCGCACTTCGTCACGGCCCACCATCTCCACCACGATGTCGAAGGTGGGCGGTGCCTTGCGCTCGCTGACGGTCTTCTGCGTGTTGCGCCGGCGCGCCTCGTCGTCGCTCAGCGTCACCGAATGCACGCCCCCCACCAGGTCCGACAGCGTGGGGTTCAACACGAGGTTCTCCAGCGTGTTTCCATGCGCCGTCGCCACCAACTGCACCCCGCGCTCCGCGATGGTCCGCGCCGCGCTCGCCTCCGCCGACGTCCCAATCTCGTCCACGATGATGACCTCGGGCATGTGGTTCTCCACCGCCTCGATCATCACGTCGTGCTGGCGATCCGGCCGCGACACCTGCATCCGCCGCGCGGTCCCAATGCCTGGATGCGGCACGTCCCCATCGCCCCCAATCTCATTGGAGGTGTCCACCACCATCACCCGCTTGCACAGGTCATCCGCGAGCACGCGCGCCACCTCGCGCAGCTTCGTCGTCTTGCCCACACCCGGCCGCCCCAGCAGCAGCAGGTTTCGGCCCGAGGCGATGAGGTCTCGCAGCATGTCGATGGTGCCGTACACCGCCCGCCCCACCCGCAGCGTCAAGCCCACCACCCGGCCTCGGCGGTTGCGGATACCCGACACTCGATGCAGCGTCCGCTCGATGCCCGCGCGGTTGTCTTCTCCCAACGCGCCCACACGAGCCAGCACCGCCTCCAGCTCCTCCTCGCGCACGGGCTCATCGCGCAGCCGCTTCGAGCCATGCACCGTGCGCACCTCGGGCGGACGCCCCAGGTCCAGCACCCACTCCAGCACGTCTTCCGAAGCCATCGCCCGAGCCAGGGTGCGCAGCGGCTCCGGCAGCACCTCCACCAACAGCGGGTAGTCGTCAGCGTCGGCGGAGCGCGAATCGGTCATGGCGTCCTCCCTCTACCGGAGGACGCACGCCACGTCCCCTTCCCTGTCGGAGAACTTCCCTTCCGAGCCCACGCGCGCGCAGCACATTCCCCGTGGCACTCGAACGGCGCGACCCTGCCCCTCGGACGCGTCCATCCGTCCGCCAGCCACCACCCATGGGGTTGGTGAGCGTCTTGCTTGGAGAGGCGGTTGGACCCGCGCCTTCGCGGGACGGCAGGGGAGCGCGACGTGACCTCCACGAATCGTCGACGAAACGCGCTGGCACTGACGGGACTGGCCCTCGCGCTGGTGCTCGCCGCATGTCCTTCCAACACGCCGCCCAAAGCGCGCGTGCTGCCCGGACCGGATGCGCCCCCCCCTGAAGAACCAGCCCATCCACCACCCGTGGACAACGAGGCCGCGTGCCGCAGTGACGCAAGAGACCCGGGCCGAGTCACGCTGCACCGGCTCAACCGTGCCGAATACGACAACACCGTGAGGGACTTGCTGGGTGACACCACGCACCCCGCACGGGAATTCCCCGCGGACGACCACGGCTTCGGCTTCGACAACAACGCGGACGTGCTCAGCATGTCGCCCCTGCTGATGGAGAAGTACTCCAGCGCGGCGGAGCGTCTGGTGGATGAAGCCTGGGCTCGGGGCGACCTGGGCGCGCGCTGCGTGATGGACACGGTCTCTCCCGAGCCCTGCGCGCGCGACATCCTCGCGGCCTTCGCCCATCGCGCGTGGCGACGCGCCGTGACGGACGCGGAGGTGACGCGCCTGCTGGGCTTCCTCTCGCTGGCTCGCCAGCACGGGGACTCACCCGAGGTGGGCCTGAAGCTGGCGCTGCGCGCCGTGCTCGTGTCGCCGCACTTCCTCTTCCGCGTGGAGAAGGACCCAGCCTCCACCACGGGCGCCGAGCACCCCTTGAGCGACGACGAGCTGGCGAGCCGCCTGTCCTACTTCCTCTGGAGCAGCATGCCGGATGAAGAGCTGCGCGCCGCGGCGGACGACGGCACGTTGCAGGACCCCGCCGTCCTGGAGCGGCAGGTGCATCGCATGCTCGGCGACGCGAAGGCCCAGGCGCTGGTGGACAACTTCGCGGGCCAGTGGCTCTACACCCGCGCGCTGGACGCCGCCGAGCCCGATGTGCGCTACGGCTTCGATGAGCCCCTGCGCCTGGCCATGCATCAGGAGACCTCGCTCTTCTTCCGCGAGTTCCTCACCAGCGACCTGCCGATGAAGGACCTGCTGGACGCGCCGTTCACCTACGTGAACGACCGCCTGGCCGCGCACTACGGCCTGCCTCCGGTGGGCGGAGAGGAGCTGAAGCGCGTCAGCCTGCGAGACCGGCCCGAGCGCGCGGGCATCCTC
The genomic region above belongs to Myxococcaceae bacterium JPH2 and contains:
- a CDS encoding Zn-dependent oligopeptidase: MPLEEPPLKRLSALTLTAALAATGCSNGSIAHKPEMQAKLKAANAAPKPLPPPRGSELLSGTPAAFTAACTADIERARAQVASLKKLNAKANGPAVLAAYDEAMASLFNATNRSGLGREVLPDAAMRDAARACEQDVDAVNVEISQDRSVYDALSLVDLSKADGPTQYWIQRVLLDFRRSGVDRDEPTRAKVKALNEAILKLGQEFGKNIAEDVRTATFTAKELDGLPEDYRASHPVGKDGKVAITTNYPDYFPFMTYAKNAKARERMWRTYRQRAFPKNQEVLTQLIAKRHELATLLGYANWAAYTTETRMTRTQQAAADFIDQLSGATEARAKQEMADLLARKKKDVRGATAVEPWDQDYYEDRLRSERFGFDSQAVRPYFEYAQVKEGVLGITSRLWGITFQPVKDAKVWHTDVETYDVVDGGKLLGRIYLDMHPRDDKYKHAAQFDLVSGQSGKRYPEGVLVCNFARPGELMTHDEVETFFHEFGHLLHAIFSGHQQWSGITGIRTEWDFVETPSMLLQQWAQQPEVLKEFAKHYQTHEPIPADLVEKLRASKEFGQGLWARRQLFLSALSLAYYSRDPGFDLSQVQSELQKKLSPFRHEYRDGTHFELAFGHLDGYSAAYYTYLWSSVIAKDLETEFVKHGYLDRDTAMKYRRTVLEPGGAKPAAELAKDFLGRPYGFDAYRAFLDGSAAKNTRTAKDTP
- a CDS encoding AAA family ATPase — translated: MTDSRSADADDYPLLVEVLPEPLRTLARAMASEDVLEWVLDLGRPPEVRTVHGSKRLRDEPVREEELEAVLARVGALGEDNRAGIERTLHRVSGIRNRRGRVVGLTLRVGRAVYGTIDMLRDLIASGRNLLLLGRPGVGKTTKLREVARVLADDLCKRVMVVDTSNEIGGDGDVPHPGIGTARRMQVSRPDRQHDVMIEAVENHMPEVIIVDEIGTSAEASAARTIAERGVQLVATAHGNTLENLVLNPTLSDLVGGVHSVTLSDDEARRRNTQKTVSERKAPPTFDIVVEMVGRDEVRVHRDTADAVDRLLSGRPVGGETRRHGAEPVETTPVRSTAHDASVSAPAPVESMRRAATHEGTKPVLPAESPRHAVPVDVPATVSTWPGATRRPPFVRESQGRTEAEVPPTRFNRAEAVRATGVVNAQGEPTRIYAHGVSRDVLQRVLRELPVDVKVVSRLESADLVVSLRAKANDPRMRRVVALTGARVAEVRRDSTAELRRALRDAFMILEGVDAEEVREAVAEAEHAIQRVLREGEVVALAPRSSRVRKLQHRLVARYPLETVSHGSEPARHLTLYPVGAELEAEAARLRDPGDEDSTEPLDPAES
- a CDS encoding DUF1592 domain-containing protein, which produces MTSTNRRRNALALTGLALALVLAACPSNTPPKARVLPGPDAPPPEEPAHPPPVDNEAACRSDARDPGRVTLHRLNRAEYDNTVRDLLGDTTHPAREFPADDHGFGFDNNADVLSMSPLLMEKYSSAAERLVDEAWARGDLGARCVMDTVSPEPCARDILAAFAHRAWRRAVTDAEVTRLLGFLSLARQHGDSPEVGLKLALRAVLVSPHFLFRVEKDPASTTGAEHPLSDDELASRLSYFLWSSMPDEELRAAADDGTLQDPAVLERQVHRMLGDAKAQALVDNFAGQWLYTRALDAAEPDVRYGFDEPLRLAMHQETSLFFREFLTSDLPMKDLLDAPFTYVNDRLAAHYGLPPVGGEELKRVSLRDRPERAGILAQGSLLTVTSNPDRTSPVKRGVWVLEQLLCKAPPPPPPNVEGLPSTVDPRLNIKARMKMHRSQPSCAGCHSLMDPLGFGLENFDPVGRWRVKEEGGAPVDSGGELPDGTTFTGVMQMRQIVKSDPDLAPCFTEHLLTYALGRGTTTKDQCAVRDIVKQAEARGGRLGDYILGVIQSNHFTHRRAETETPRP